The following proteins are encoded in a genomic region of Sneathiella marina:
- a CDS encoding DUF4055 domain-containing protein, whose product MNDPSTPSLAYARMARRWALPQALMGGSLAMQAAGSRYLPRHPAEHGRTYAERARRSVLRNYFRRTVQKLTGRVLAEPLIIDTATPPVLVALLQNMDLMGRGLNIFARDWFQDALVNGLSHVLVDFPAHTEGGPDARPYAVQVTADQLIGAQWDICGQDNVLTQVRIREKATDYQGFEEKEVTQIRVLEPQSWSLYRADDRGDWQLRESGENSLGRIPLVTLYTNRTGFLEAAPPLEDLAFLNLEHYQIRSDQRNALNVASFPILAASGYDPEIDGAIEVGPNKVLTTTENEGRYYYVESSGAALAAGARELEALEAAMQQFGLQFETPTGRETATGRALDAADALSPLSAMTMNLEDSLNAVLALLARWLEIADFGAIGVSRSATGSGDRAADMQFLMAARQHGDISQDELLAEARQRGLLSDSLSVNGAGGG is encoded by the coding sequence ATGAATGATCCCTCGACACCCTCTCTGGCTTATGCGCGCATGGCGCGCCGCTGGGCCCTGCCACAAGCTTTAATGGGCGGCAGTCTGGCGATGCAGGCGGCGGGTAGCCGCTATTTACCACGGCATCCGGCAGAACATGGCCGCACCTATGCGGAGCGGGCCCGCCGGTCCGTGCTGCGCAATTATTTTCGCCGGACCGTGCAGAAACTGACCGGCCGGGTTCTGGCAGAGCCGCTGATCATTGACACCGCCACCCCACCCGTACTTGTGGCCCTGCTACAGAATATGGACCTGATGGGGCGCGGATTGAACATTTTTGCCCGCGACTGGTTTCAGGATGCCCTGGTCAACGGCCTGTCCCATGTGCTGGTGGATTTTCCCGCCCATACAGAGGGCGGGCCGGATGCCCGGCCCTATGCGGTACAGGTGACGGCGGACCAGCTTATCGGCGCCCAATGGGATATCTGCGGGCAGGATAATGTCCTGACGCAGGTTCGCATCCGCGAAAAAGCGACTGATTATCAGGGCTTTGAGGAAAAGGAGGTGACGCAGATCCGGGTGCTGGAGCCGCAGAGCTGGTCTTTGTACCGGGCCGATGACCGCGGTGACTGGCAGTTGCGCGAGAGCGGCGAGAACAGTCTGGGCCGGATTCCGCTGGTGACCCTGTATACCAACCGCACGGGATTTCTGGAGGCGGCGCCGCCGCTGGAAGACCTGGCCTTTCTCAATCTGGAGCATTACCAGATCCGTTCCGATCAGCGCAACGCGCTGAATGTGGCGTCTTTTCCCATATTGGCGGCGTCCGGCTATGATCCGGAAATCGATGGCGCCATCGAGGTCGGGCCGAACAAGGTGCTGACCACCACGGAAAATGAGGGCCGCTATTATTATGTGGAAAGCAGCGGCGCCGCATTGGCCGCCGGGGCGCGAGAGCTGGAGGCGCTGGAGGCGGCCATGCAGCAGTTCGGGCTGCAGTTCGAAACCCCGACCGGGCGGGAGACCGCAACGGGGCGGGCGCTGGATGCCGCCGATGCCCTGTCACCGCTCAGTGCCATGACCATGAACCTGGAGGATAGCCTCAATGCGGTGCTGGCCCTGTTGGCCCGGTGGCTGGAAATTGCCGATTTCGGGGCCATCGGTGTCAGCCGCAGTGCGACAGGCAGCGGGGACAGGGCGGCGGATATGCAGTTCCTGATGGCGGCCCGGCAGCACGGGGATATCAGTCAGGATGAGTTATTGGCCGAGGCCCGCCAACGCGGCCTGCTGAGTGACAGCCTGTCCGTCAATGGGGCAGGCGGGGGCTAA
- the terL gene encoding phage terminase large subunit, protein MDAIKPQAGPQELFLSSAADIAIYGGAAGGGKSFALLMEPLRHLHDSEFRAVIFRRTVKQVRNEGGLWDTASGLYGDMGGTARESTLSWRFPAGSIISFGHLEHEKNKFDWQGAQISYLGFDELTHFSQSQFFYLLSRNRSLSGSRPYVRASCNPDADSWVAEFVRWWISPKTGYPRPERSGRLRWFIRHEDSLKWSGDRHKLEARYPGQVAKSVTFVAANVEDNRILMKKDPGYKANLATLATVDRERLLRGNWKIRPDAGVVFRRSWFPIVAAAPARQRHCIRGWDLASCRGEPGQPRDWTVGAKVSCDDRGVFYVEHVERFQGSPHEVEKSLRTLAEQDGRRVGVALPQDPGQAGKSQTQSLARLLAGYRISTQPVTGSKYVRAKPFAGQAEVGNVLLVAGPWNEAFLSELEGFPGGLHDDQVDAVCEAFNGLTGYPQKRQQDMDA, encoded by the coding sequence ATGGACGCGATTAAACCGCAAGCCGGACCGCAGGAGCTGTTCCTGTCGTCCGCGGCTGACATAGCCATTTATGGCGGTGCGGCCGGTGGGGGGAAAAGTTTTGCCTTGCTGATGGAACCCCTCAGGCATTTGCATGACAGCGAGTTTCGCGCCGTGATTTTCCGGCGGACCGTGAAACAGGTGCGCAACGAAGGTGGCCTCTGGGATACGGCATCGGGTCTGTATGGCGACATGGGCGGGACGGCACGGGAAAGTACCTTGAGCTGGCGGTTTCCCGCCGGCAGCATCATCAGTTTCGGGCATCTGGAGCATGAGAAGAACAAGTTTGACTGGCAAGGGGCGCAGATCAGCTATCTGGGCTTTGATGAACTGACGCATTTTTCCCAGTCGCAGTTTTTTTACCTGCTGAGCCGCAATCGCTCCCTGTCCGGCAGCCGGCCCTATGTGCGGGCCAGTTGTAATCCCGATGCGGATAGCTGGGTCGCGGAGTTTGTCCGTTGGTGGATCAGCCCCAAAACCGGCTATCCCCGGCCGGAGCGATCCGGTCGGCTGCGCTGGTTTATCCGCCATGAGGATAGCCTGAAATGGAGCGGCGACCGGCATAAGCTGGAAGCCAGATATCCGGGGCAGGTGGCCAAGTCGGTGACCTTTGTTGCGGCCAACGTGGAGGATAACAGGATCCTGATGAAAAAGGATCCGGGATATAAGGCCAATCTGGCGACCCTTGCCACGGTTGACCGGGAACGGCTGCTGCGCGGCAACTGGAAAATCCGGCCCGATGCCGGGGTGGTGTTTCGCCGCAGCTGGTTTCCCATTGTCGCCGCCGCGCCGGCTCGTCAGCGCCACTGCATCCGCGGATGGGATCTGGCCTCATGTCGCGGCGAACCGGGCCAGCCCCGCGACTGGACCGTCGGAGCGAAGGTGAGCTGCGATGATCGCGGCGTGTTTTATGTGGAGCATGTGGAACGGTTTCAGGGATCTCCCCATGAAGTGGAGAAATCCCTGCGGACGCTGGCGGAACAGGATGGCCGGCGGGTGGGCGTTGCCCTGCCGCAGGATCCGGGGCAGGCGGGCAAGTCCCAGACCCAGTCTCTGGCCCGGCTGCTGGCCGGATACCGGATTTCGACGCAACCGGTGACCGGCAGTAAATATGTGCGGGCGAAACCCTTCGCCGGACAAGCCGAAGTGGGCAATGTCCTGCTGGTGGCGGGGCCGTGGAACGAGGCCTTCCTGAGTGAGCTGGAAGGGTTTCCCGGCGGCCTGCATGATGATCAGGTTGATGCGGTCTGCGAGGCCTTTAACGGGCTCACCGGGTATCCGCAAAAAAGACAACAGGATATGGACGCATGA
- a CDS encoding P22 phage major capsid protein family protein, whose amino-acid sequence MTNDISAAMPKILARGLLALREQAVMPRLVNGDYSADAAAKGDTVDIILPSALTAEDVTPGITAEAPEDSALEKVQIELTNWKKASFYLTDKEMMEVDMRDNFLPVQASAAIRALANAVNQSIHATYVGIPGLVGTAGTTPFAKDATDATAARRLLLEQKAPKENRFGVLDFEAEAQALNLAAFADADRAGSDGVKIDGEIGRKYGIHWHSDDHVPTHVTAAAGTPLVKGAGHSGHSLILGGLTTAPAVGDIFTIDGDAQQYAVTGASDLSGTEATVTLTPALQQSPADKAALTFVGDHVVNLVFNRDAFAFANRPLAQSSQELGLGNQILSMTDPVTGLSLRLEVSRQYKQVVWEFDILWGVALVRPALAVRLAG is encoded by the coding sequence ATGACAAATGATATCTCGGCAGCCATGCCGAAAATACTGGCCCGCGGTTTGCTGGCGTTGCGCGAACAGGCGGTGATGCCGCGGCTGGTCAATGGCGACTATAGTGCGGACGCCGCGGCCAAAGGCGATACGGTGGATATAATCCTCCCCTCCGCCCTGACAGCGGAGGATGTGACACCCGGTATCACCGCCGAGGCGCCCGAAGACAGCGCCCTTGAAAAAGTGCAAATCGAGCTGACCAACTGGAAAAAAGCCAGTTTCTATCTGACCGACAAGGAAATGATGGAAGTGGATATGCGCGATAATTTCCTCCCCGTGCAGGCAAGTGCCGCAATCCGGGCGCTGGCCAATGCGGTCAATCAGTCCATCCATGCGACATATGTGGGCATTCCCGGGTTAGTGGGGACGGCGGGGACCACCCCCTTTGCCAAGGATGCCACCGACGCCACGGCGGCCCGCCGGTTGCTGCTGGAACAAAAAGCGCCCAAGGAAAACCGTTTCGGCGTCCTCGATTTTGAAGCCGAGGCGCAGGCGCTTAATCTTGCGGCTTTTGCCGATGCGGATCGGGCAGGCAGTGACGGGGTCAAGATCGACGGCGAGATCGGCCGAAAATATGGCATCCACTGGCATAGTGACGATCATGTGCCGACCCATGTCACCGCCGCCGCCGGGACACCGCTGGTCAAGGGCGCGGGACACTCGGGACATAGCCTGATCTTGGGCGGGCTGACAACCGCCCCGGCGGTGGGGGATATCTTCACCATTGATGGGGACGCGCAGCAATATGCCGTTACCGGGGCCAGCGATTTATCGGGCACGGAGGCAACCGTGACCCTGACACCGGCCCTGCAGCAAAGCCCGGCGGATAAGGCGGCACTGACCTTCGTCGGCGATCATGTGGTCAATCTGGTGTTCAACCGCGATGCCTTCGCCTTCGCCAACCGGCCGTTGGCGCAAAGCTCCCAGGAGCTGGGGCTGGGCAACCAGATCCTGTCCATGACCGACCCGGTGACCGGCCTGTCGCTGCGGCTGGAAGTCAGCCGCCAGTATAAACAGGTGGTCTGGGAGTTTGACATCCTGTGGGGTGTGGCGCTGGTCCGTCCGGCGCTTGCCGTCCGCCTCGCCGGGTAG
- a CDS encoding alanyl-tRNA editing protein — protein MTLPLFRDDAYLTTTDAVVTAINEAGGIILDQTVFYPTGGGQPGDNGWLTTADGTEIALVTTVKGDTAGEIVHVPAEGSMLPDIGSPVEIEIDWKTRHRYMRMHSCLHLLSAVLPYPVTGGQVSDGKGRLDFDLPEATLDKQEITDELNRLIAQGHALSSDWIGEEELDAKPELVKTMSVQPPRGNGRIRLIKVGDIDLQPCGGTHVRNTSEIGPVRVRKIEKKGRQNRRVSLIFDDETTG, from the coding sequence ATGACACTACCCCTGTTTCGAGATGATGCCTACCTGACCACCACGGATGCCGTTGTCACGGCCATTAACGAGGCCGGCGGTATCATCCTCGACCAAACTGTTTTCTATCCCACCGGCGGTGGCCAGCCCGGAGATAACGGCTGGCTGACCACCGCGGACGGAACGGAAATTGCCCTCGTCACCACCGTCAAGGGGGATACAGCTGGCGAAATCGTCCATGTGCCCGCCGAAGGATCGATGCTGCCGGATATCGGCAGCCCGGTGGAAATCGAAATCGACTGGAAAACACGGCACCGCTATATGCGCATGCATAGCTGCCTGCATCTGCTGTCGGCTGTCCTGCCCTATCCGGTGACCGGGGGTCAGGTCTCCGACGGCAAGGGCCGGCTGGATTTTGACCTGCCCGAAGCGACCCTCGACAAGCAAGAGATCACGGATGAGCTGAACCGGCTGATCGCGCAGGGTCATGCCCTGTCCAGTGACTGGATTGGCGAAGAAGAACTGGACGCAAAGCCGGAATTGGTTAAAACCATGTCCGTGCAGCCGCCGCGCGGCAATGGTCGTATTCGCCTGATCAAGGTCGGGGACATCGATTTGCAACCTTGCGGCGGTACACATGTTCGCAACACCTCGGAAATCGGGCCCGTACGGGTCCGCAAAATAGAAAAAAAGGGCCGGCAGAACCGCCGGGTATCCCTGATATTTGATGACGAAACCACTGGATGA
- a CDS encoding cysteine synthase A, with protein METRKDFVDSIGNTPLIKLTAASELTGCDIYGKAEFLNPGGSVKDRAALGIIKDAEEKGLLKPGGIIVEGTAGNTGIGLALVANAKGYKTVIVMPETQTDEKKALLRYCGADLRLVPAKPYKDPDNYIKYSGRLAEELAKTHPQGVIWANQFDNVANRQGHIDGTGPEIWEQTDGKIDGFVCAVGSGGTLAGISTVLRGNNPDVKIGLSDPMGSALYNYYKHGELKAEGGSITEGIGQGRITANLEGLNVDLTYQIDDVEALNVLYDLNIHEGLQLGISTGINVAGAIRMARDLGPGHTIVTILADTAQKYFSKLMDVDMLREKNLPVAPWLAD; from the coding sequence ATGGAAACGCGCAAAGACTTCGTCGACAGCATCGGAAATACTCCCCTTATCAAACTAACCGCCGCCTCGGAGCTCACCGGATGCGACATTTATGGCAAAGCCGAATTCCTGAATCCCGGCGGCTCGGTCAAGGATCGCGCGGCCCTGGGTATCATCAAGGACGCAGAGGAAAAGGGCCTGCTCAAACCCGGCGGCATTATCGTTGAGGGGACAGCGGGCAATACCGGCATTGGCCTGGCCCTGGTCGCCAATGCCAAGGGCTACAAGACGGTCATTGTCATGCCGGAAACCCAGACAGATGAAAAGAAGGCATTGCTGCGCTATTGCGGTGCTGATTTACGACTGGTCCCGGCCAAACCCTATAAGGACCCGGACAACTATATCAAATATTCCGGCCGCCTGGCGGAGGAACTGGCCAAGACACATCCACAAGGGGTGATCTGGGCGAATCAATTTGATAATGTCGCCAACCGGCAAGGACATATCGACGGCACCGGCCCGGAAATCTGGGAGCAGACCGATGGCAAGATCGACGGATTTGTCTGTGCTGTCGGCAGTGGCGGCACATTGGCCGGCATTTCAACTGTCCTGCGCGGCAATAATCCAGATGTCAAAATCGGTCTTTCGGACCCCATGGGATCAGCATTGTACAATTATTACAAACATGGTGAATTGAAAGCCGAAGGCGGTTCTATCACGGAAGGAATCGGTCAGGGACGGATTACCGCCAATCTGGAAGGATTGAACGTGGACCTGACCTATCAGATCGACGATGTAGAGGCGCTGAATGTCTTGTATGACCTGAATATCCATGAAGGGTTGCAGCTGGGAATCTCGACAGGAATCAATGTGGCCGGGGCCATTCGCATGGCCCGGGATCTGGGTCCGGGACATACCATTGTCACCATTTTGGCAGATACGGCGCAAAAGTACTTTAGCAAACTGATGGACGTTGATATGCTTCGGGAAAAGAATCTTCCGGTCGCACCCTGGCTGGCGGATTAG
- a CDS encoding GNAT family N-acetyltransferase has product MPIKRPPEPTLSGKWPVTITYLKMEDRPAHATLPAPAAAHAIIRAEDPTVSFYRYLYDAVGRDWAWTDRKKITDEALAEIITNPATELYVLYIKGVPAGFAELNKADMPDVVDLAYFGIMPEFIGMKMGPYFLSWALEEAWRDDPDTVTVNTCTLDHPKALPMYQRFGFQPIRQQELEIDPIPDP; this is encoded by the coding sequence ATGCCGATTAAACGCCCCCCCGAACCGACGTTGTCGGGCAAATGGCCCGTGACGATTACCTATCTGAAAATGGAAGACCGCCCCGCCCATGCCACGCTGCCTGCCCCGGCGGCGGCTCATGCGATTATCCGCGCTGAAGACCCGACGGTGTCCTTTTATCGTTATCTCTATGATGCGGTGGGACGGGACTGGGCCTGGACGGATCGCAAGAAAATCACCGATGAGGCCCTGGCCGAGATTATCACCAATCCAGCCACTGAACTCTATGTGCTGTATATCAAAGGGGTTCCCGCAGGCTTTGCCGAGCTGAATAAAGCGGACATGCCCGATGTGGTTGATCTCGCCTATTTTGGTATCATGCCGGAATTTATCGGCATGAAAATGGGCCCGTATTTCCTCAGCTGGGCGCTGGAAGAAGCCTGGCGCGATGATCCTGACACAGTGACCGTCAATACCTGCACGCTGGATCACCCCAAAGCCCTGCCCATGTATCAACGCTTTGGCTTTCAGCCGATCCGTCAGCAGGAACTGGAAATTGACCCGATCCCTGATCCGTGA
- a CDS encoding DnaT-like ssDNA-binding protein: MTLITETGTGITGALSYVSLAEADSHFAALALDDWGSATGGQREQALIRASLHIDSYSYPGRVLIWDQGLKWPRNAVYDRDGRALTGLPHALRTAALELAATFLQDTQGLDGRRAVKERIGALELTYETGGRGGSFVYRLLRQIGARVSAQTLARG; encoded by the coding sequence ATGACGCTTATTACAGAAACCGGTACCGGCATTACCGGCGCCTTGAGCTATGTGTCGCTGGCCGAGGCCGATAGCCATTTCGCCGCGCTCGCCCTTGACGACTGGGGCAGCGCCACCGGCGGGCAGCGCGAACAGGCGCTGATCCGGGCCAGCCTGCATATTGACAGCTACAGCTATCCGGGCAGGGTTCTCATCTGGGATCAGGGGCTGAAATGGCCGCGCAATGCCGTCTATGACCGCGACGGCCGGGCTCTGACCGGCTTGCCCCATGCGTTACGCACCGCCGCGCTGGAACTGGCGGCGACATTTTTACAGGACACGCAAGGGCTGGACGGACGCCGGGCGGTGAAGGAAAGGATCGGCGCGCTGGAACTGACGTATGAGACCGGCGGGCGCGGCGGCAGCTTCGTCTATCGTTTGCTCCGGCAAATCGGGGCGCGGGTTTCCGCCCAGACATTGGCGCGGGGCTAG
- the sseA gene encoding 3-mercaptopyruvate sulfurtransferase: MTKPLDDERIRMSYVNPNSLVSTDWLAEHAKAPDVRIVDASWYMPAANRNPRAEYDAAHIPGAVFFDIDEIADTDNSLPHMVPSPEKFSSRMRKLGLGDGNRIVIYDGSGLVSAARAWWLIRLFGHEDVAILDGGLPKWKAEGRPLEDLPVKLAERHFTSRINSFMLREKDQVLRNIDSNREQVLDARSAGRFTGSEAEPREGLRGGHIPNSHNLPFTELLNEGDSTVRTAEELSAAFTEAGIELKQPVITSCGSGITACVLAFGLHLLGHRRVAVFDGSWTEWGLDETTPVETGQ, encoded by the coding sequence ATGACGAAACCACTGGATGACGAAAGAATACGCATGTCCTATGTAAACCCCAATTCCCTTGTTTCCACTGACTGGCTGGCAGAGCATGCCAAGGCACCTGATGTGCGCATTGTCGATGCGTCCTGGTATATGCCCGCCGCCAACCGCAACCCGCGGGCAGAATATGACGCGGCACATATTCCAGGTGCCGTCTTTTTCGATATCGACGAGATTGCCGATACGGACAACTCCCTGCCCCATATGGTGCCAAGCCCGGAGAAATTCTCCAGCCGCATGCGCAAACTGGGACTGGGAGACGGCAACCGCATCGTCATTTATGATGGATCGGGTCTGGTCAGTGCGGCCCGCGCCTGGTGGTTGATCCGGTTATTCGGCCATGAAGATGTGGCAATCCTCGATGGCGGCCTGCCCAAATGGAAAGCCGAAGGACGCCCGCTGGAAGACTTGCCGGTCAAACTGGCCGAGCGCCATTTCACTTCCCGCATCAACAGTTTTATGCTGCGGGAGAAAGATCAGGTACTGCGCAATATTGACAGCAATCGTGAACAGGTCCTGGATGCCCGCTCCGCCGGGCGTTTTACCGGATCCGAGGCAGAGCCCCGCGAAGGGCTCCGTGGCGGTCATATTCCCAATTCGCATAATCTGCCCTTCACCGAACTGCTCAATGAGGGCGACAGCACAGTACGCACTGCCGAAGAGCTATCCGCGGCATTTACAGAGGCCGGTATTGAACTCAAGCAACCGGTTATTACCTCCTGTGGATCCGGCATTACGGCTTGTGTGCTGGCATTTGGACTGCATTTGCTGGGCCATCGACGGGTTGCCGTCTTTGATGGTTCCTGGACCGAATGGGGTCTCGACGAAACAACACCTGTGGAAACTGGACAATAA